The Streptomyces sp. NBC_01142 genomic interval GGAAGATCCGCCTCGCCGCGAGTGCCCGGCGCAATCACTGGTGGAATGTGCCATTCCATGTCACCGGGCGCGGCATCACGACACGTCCCATGGGCCAGGTCGACGGCAATCCGGTCTTCACGATCGACTTCGATTTCGTCGACCATCAACTGGTCGTCACGACATTGGACGGCAGAGCGATGTCGGTCCCGCTCTTGGGTCAGTCCGTGGCGTCCTTCCACAACAGCGCCTTGGCGGCTCTGGCCGCGCTGGACGTCCGGGTGAACATCGGTAATCCCAGGCCGTTCGACCTGCCCGATGCCGCCCGGCCGTTCGCCGAGGACACCGAGCATGCGACCTACGATCCCGTACAGGCCAACCGTTACTGGCAGGTCCTCAGTCAAGTGGCTCTGGTGCTGGAGGAATTCGCCGCCGGCTTTTCGGGAAAAGCCAGCCCCGTACACCACTTCTGGCACACCTTCGACATCGCCTACAGTCGGTTCTCCGAGCGTCACATGGACCAGCCGCCGCAGGTCGACCCGGTCACCCGGGAGGCCTACTCCCGGGAACTGGTCAGCTTCGGGTTCTGGTTCGGTGACGACGCCTTTGCCGAGCCGGCTTTCTACTCCTATACCGCCCCTGAACCTGCCGCGCTGGCCGGGGAGCCGCTCAGACCCGCGTCGGCCCACTGGGTCACGCGCAACAACAGCCACCTGGCCGTGCTGCCCTACGGCGCGGCCCGCGCCGAGAGTGATCCTCGTGCCGTCGTGCTGGACTTCTACGAGAGCGCTTACGAGGCCGGAGCCGCACGCGCGGGCTGGGACATCGCCGGGTTCGGCTGCCCCGGCGGGATCACGGACCCGCAACTGGCAGTCCCACGCGTCTGATTCGCACCCCGGCGACCTCAACAGAAGCGCCGGTGCAGGTGACGCTGCCAGTTCGCCGGGATGCCCGCAATGGATGCCCGCGAGGAGCGCGCCCTTGGCGACTCGGCCCCACGAGAGGCAGGGGTACGGAGCAGCCGGTTCCCGCCGTGGAAGTCTGTCGGCGGGTGTTCCTGCCGGTGATGGGGGCAACTGGCAAAGTATGGGTATTCAAGCAGCATCACTCCGCAGACGTGGACGCGGCGAGGCCAGGCGTGCGGCGAACAGCTCGGCCGTTGCGGCAGGGGCGCGTGCTGGGTTCGTTGCCCGTGGGGTGATCTATGCACTGGTCGGCGTGCTGGCACTCCGTATCGCCTTCTCCGACAGCGGAGGGCAGCAGGCTGACCGTGGAGGCGCCGTCGCCGAGATTGCCCACAAGCCCTTCGGCAACGTCATGCTGTGGTTGCTTGGCGCAGCCCTGGCAGGGATGGCTCTGTGGCGGCTGTCCGAAGCGTTGTTCGGGCAGGCCGGCCCGGACGGTGGCAAGGCAGGTAAGCGCGCCATGGCGGCCGGGCGTTTCGTCTTCTACGGATTCGTGTCGTTCTCCGTGCTGTCGTACGCGGCGGGCGACGAGAGCAGTGGCAGCGGCAGCGGATCGACCGACAAGCAGTCGGACGATGTGACAGCCAGGGCGCTGGAGTGGCCCGCCGGGGAGTGGATAGTCGGAGTCGCGGGAGTCGCTGTGGTCTGCGGCGGTTTGTGGATTGCCGCGCGCGCCGTCATGCGCAAGTATCGCAAGCATCTGAAGATGTCCGAGATGTCACAGCGGGTACGCCGGGGAGTTGACTTCCTTGGACTGTTCGGCGGTATCGC includes:
- a CDS encoding DUF5996 family protein — translated: MELFPPLPLAEWQDTKETLHRFAQVVGKIRLAASARRNHWWNVPFHVTGRGITTRPMGQVDGNPVFTIDFDFVDHQLVVTTLDGRAMSVPLLGQSVASFHNSALAALAALDVRVNIGNPRPFDLPDAARPFAEDTEHATYDPVQANRYWQVLSQVALVLEEFAAGFSGKASPVHHFWHTFDIAYSRFSERHMDQPPQVDPVTREAYSRELVSFGFWFGDDAFAEPAFYSYTAPEPAALAGEPLRPASAHWVTRNNSHLAVLPYGAARAESDPRAVVLDFYESAYEAGAARAGWDIAGFGCPGGITDPQLAVPRV
- a CDS encoding DUF1206 domain-containing protein, with product MQAASLRRRGRGEARRAANSSAVAAGARAGFVARGVIYALVGVLALRIAFSDSGGQQADRGGAVAEIAHKPFGNVMLWLLGAALAGMALWRLSEALFGQAGPDGGKAGKRAMAAGRFVFYGFVSFSVLSYAAGDESSGSGSGSTDKQSDDVTARALEWPAGEWIVGVAGVAVVCGGLWIAARAVMRKYRKHLKMSEMSQRVRRGVDFLGLFGGIARGSLFATAGGFAVAAAVQHDPGLAKGMDDTLRSFTETPAGPWLLTLIALGLVAFGVFSWANARWRKV